In one window of Brassica rapa cultivar Chiifu-401-42 chromosome A07, CAAS_Brap_v3.01, whole genome shotgun sequence DNA:
- the LOC103850134 gene encoding LOW QUALITY PROTEIN: uncharacterized protein YwbO (The sequence of the model RefSeq protein was modified relative to this genomic sequence to represent the inferred CDS: substituted 1 base at 1 genomic stop codon) — MYIVYYTIFWVVSPIDDHNHLPPIVPAKKRMAESASRNFSKKLIEIDISSDTVCPWCFVGKKNLDKAIDASKDQYNFEIRWHPFFLDASAPKXGVNKKEFYRQKFGSRVEAMFRRMSEIFKGIGLEYDTSGLTGNTLDSHRLIHYTGKQAPDKQHSLVEELCLGYFTQGKYIGDREFLAETAKKLGIDGAEVFLSDPSNGTTEVKEELEKYSQNITGVPYYTINGKVKLSGAQPPETFQSAFEAASS; from the exons ATGTATATTGTATACTATACGATCTTTTGGGTTGTTTCTCCCATAGACGATCACAATCATCTTCCTcc aatcgTTCCAG caaaaaaaagaatggCCGAGTCTGCAAGCAGAAACTTTTCAAAAAAGCTCATCGAAATTGATATAAGCTCGGATACGGTGTGTCCCTGGTGCTTTGTGGGGAAGAAGAATCTTGACAAAGCCATTGATGCATCTAAAGATCAATACAACTTTGAG ATTCGATGGCATCCTTTTTTCCTCGATGCATCTGCACCCAAATAAGGTGTGAACAAGAAAGAATTTTATAGACAAAAGTTTGGAAGCAGAGTTGAAGCAATGTTCCGAAGAATGTCTgag ATCTTCAAAGGTATTGGGTTAGAGTATGACACATCCGGTCTCAC TGGCAACACTCTGGATAGTCATAGACTCATACATTATACGGGGAAACAAGCGCCGGATAAACAACATAGCCTTGTTGAAGAGTTGTGTCTTGGTTACTTCACGCAGGGAAAGTACATAGGGGACAG GGAGTTTCTGGCTGAGACGGCAAAAAAGCTTGGCATAGACGGAGCAGAAGTATTCCTCTCAGATCCCAGCAATGGAACCACAGAG GTAAAAGAAGAGCTGGAGAAGTATTCGCAGAATATCACTGGGGTTCCATATTACACT ATCAACGGGAAGGTGAAACTGAGCGGTGCACAGCCGCCTGAGACATTCCAGAGTGCGTTTGAAGCAGCTTCTTCTTAA
- the LOC103850135 gene encoding germin-like protein subfamily 1 member 11, giving the protein MRSLIFLAILSLLALTFPVAIASDPSPVQDFCVGVNTPSNGVFVNGKFCKDPKLATIDDFFFTGLDRQRVATNAVGTNVTAVFADNLPGLNTLGIAFARVDYAPNGLIPPHTHPRASEFLIVQEGSLYAGFVSSDQDGNRLFCKILNKGDLIVFPVGLIHFHVNVGRGPAVAFTAFNSQNPGLITIAKTVFGSNPRINPNALAKAFQLDPRIVMSLQTKF; this is encoded by the exons ATGAGGAGTCTTATATTTCTCGCAATTCTATCTCTCTTGGCTTTAACCTTTCCAGTAGCCATTGCTTCTGACCCAAGCCCCGTTCAAGACTTTTGTGTCGGCGTAAACACCCCATCCAATGGTG TATTTGTTAACGGAAAGTTTTGCAAAGACCCAAAGCTCGCCACAATAGACGACTTCTTTTTCACAGGGCTTGACAGGCAAAGAGTCGCAACTAATGCAGTCGGAACAAATGTGACAGCTGTCTTTGCTGATAACCTTCCTGGGCTCAACACCCTTGGAATAGCATTTGCTCGTGTAGATTATGCACCAAACGGGCTGATCCCACCTCATACCCATCCACGTGCCAGCGAGTTCTTGATTGTCCAAGAAGGATCGCTTTACGCGGGTTTTGTCTCGTCAGACCAAGACGGAAATCGTCTATTCTGCAAAATACTCAACAAGGGTGATCTAATTGTGTTTCCAGTAGGACTCATCCATTTCCATGTCAATGTGGGACGAGGCCCAGCAGTTGCATTCACTGCTTTTAATAGCCAAAACCCAGGTCTCATCACTATTGCTAAAACCGTGTTTGGGTCTAACCCGCGGATAAACCCAAATGCTCTTGCAAAAGCATTCCAGTTGGATCCTAGGATTGTCATGAGCCTACAGACCAAATTCTGA
- the LOC103850136 gene encoding putative receptor-like protein kinase At5g39000, which translates to MICHAFLILSILFSSAVQGQGATAAYVPVDLFLFNCGANSDVTDSGRSWTAENRKTLPSNSGDASFSSEASFQESGVPLVPYKTARIFRSDFTYSFPVSPGWKFLRLYFYPTRYGSGFDAVSSFFSVNVNGFTLLNNFSADLTVKASKPESKSLIKEFIVPVYQTLNLTFTPSKSLAFVNGIEIVSLPDRFYSKGGFNDVITNVGSNVDFIIDNTTAFETVYRLNVGGQEVDGDTTGMLRRWLSDDEFILSENSGIKPEVEGVTINYTEKTPVYVAPEDVYKTSRSMGNIDNPKLNLNFNLTWLFMVDAGFNYLIRLHFCETLPDLTGPGQRIFSIFIDEQMAKPETDVISLSGGPRMPVYLDFSVYVGDESGKSRDLRLDLHPFNEVLPKYYDAILNGVEILKLNVSDGNLAGPNPFPTPNSIPQDVGNDKGMSHVLVIALGVVGSVVVLAMFVVVVVLIIKRRKKRNELNVDTKSKPKDSWAHLPLVTGSSHTRSATSLPSDLCRRFTIEEIKSATNDFEKELIVGVGGFGPVYKGRIDDGTTLVAVKRLEISSNQGAKEFDTELEMLTMLRHIHLVSLIGYCEDENEMVLVYEYMPHGTLRDHLYKRNKAFDPPLSWTRRLEICIGAARGLQYLHTGAKHMIIHRDIKTTNILLDENYIAKVSDFGLSKVGPTSASQTHVSTVVKGSFGYLDPEYYRRQVLTEKSDVYSFGVVLFEVLCCRPVKLENVPREEADLVRWVKSNYKNGTVDQIVDADLTADITPVSLEKFCEIAVRCVQDRGTERPPMNDVVWALEFALQLHEAATNKNGVDSLDLPTRGEVGTTTEGEDDLFSKTTGHVSKSTTTNDVSACLARDEKSWGVFSEIKEPKAR; encoded by the coding sequence ATGATTTGTCACGCTTTCTTAATTTTATCCATTCTCTTTTCCTCCGCCGTACAAGGACAAGGAGCTACGGCGGCTTACGTTCCCGTCGATCTCTTTCTCTTCAACTGCGGCGCAAACTCCGACGTCACCGACAGTGGCCGGAGCTGGACAGCGGAGAATCGGAAAACTCTGCCGTCGAACTCAGGCGACGCGTCTTTCTCTTCAGAAGCGTCGTTCCAAGAATCCGGGGTTCCTCTAGTTCCATACAAGACGGCTCGAATTTTCCGATCTGATTTCACTTACAGTTTCCCAGTCTCTCCCGGCTGGAAATTTCTCCGGTTATACTTTTACCCGACCCGTTACGGATCCGGTTTCGACGCCGTCAGTTCCTTCTTCTCCGTCAACGTCAACGGTTTCACTCTCTTGAACAACTTCAGCGCTGATTTAACGGTAAAAGCTTCCAAACCGGAATCAAAATCGTTAATCAAAGAGTTTATCGTTCCGGTTTACCAGACGCTAAATCTCACCTTCACGCCGTCTAAGTCGTTAGCTTTCGTCAACGGAATCGAGATTGTCTCCCTGCCTGATCGGTTTTACTCAAAGGGAGGATTTAACGACGTGATAACTAACGTTGGTAGCAACGTTGACTTCATTATAGACAACACGACTGCTTTCGAGACCGTTTACCGGTTAAACGTTGGAGGACAAGAGGTTGACGGTGACACCACGGGTATGTTACGACGATGGCTTTCCGATGATGAGTTCATACTTAGTGAGAATTCAGGAATCAAACCGGAGGTAGAAGGTGTCACTATAAACTACACGGAGAAAACTCCGGTTTACGTTGCGCCCGAAGACGTGTACAAGACGTCTCGTTCAATGGGGAACATTGATAACCCTAAGCTCAACTTGAATTTCAACTTAACGTGGCTCTTCATGGTCGATGCCGGGTTTAACTACCTAATTAGGCTTCATTTCTGTGAGACTCTACCGGATTTAACCGGACCGGGGCAGAGAATCTTCTCTATCTTCATCGATGAGCAGATGGCTAAACCTGAAACCGACGTTATTAGCTTGAGTGGTGGTCCTCGTATGCCAGTGTATCTAGATTTCAGTGTATATGTTGGTGACGAGAGTGGGAAGAGCCGTGATCTACGACTTGACTTGCATCCTTTTAACGAAGTTCTTCCAAAGTATTATGATGCAATTCTGAATGGTGTAGAGATTCTCAAGCTTAATGTTTCTGACGGTAATCTCGCTGGCCCAAATCCTTTTCCTACACCAAACTCTATACCGCAGGATGTCGGAAATGACAAAGGCATGTCACATGTTTTGGTAATAGCACTTGGAGTTGTTGGTTCTGTCGTTGTGCTAGCAATGTTtgtagttgttgttgttcttatcataaaaaggagaaagaagagaaatgaGTTGAACGTAGATACCAAGAGTAAGCCTAAGGACTCGTGGGCTCATCTTCCGCTTGTTACCGGGTCCTCGCATACCAGATCAGCCACATCTCTCCCGTCAGATCTCTGCCGTAGATTCACTATCGAGGAAATCAAATCCGCCACAAATGATTTCGAGAAAGAGCTAATCGTTGGAGTAGGCGGGTTCGGTCCCGTTTACAAAGGAAGAATCGACGATGGAACCACGCTCGTGGCTGTTAAACGGTTAGAAATATCATCGAACCAAGGTGCTAAAGAGTTCGACACAGAGCTTGAGATGCTCACAATGCTCCGTCACATACATCTCGTTTCCTTAATCGGATATTGCGAAGATGAGAATGAGATGGTTCTTGTCTACGAGTATATGCCACATGGCACACTTAGAGACCATCTCTACAAGAGAAACAAGGCTTTTGATCCTCCATTATCGTGGACAAGGAGGTTAGAGATATGCATCGGAGCGGCTCGTGGACTACAGTATCTTCATACAGGCGCGAAGCACATGATCATACATAGAGACATCAAAACAACCAACATACTTCTTGATGAGAACTACATAGCTAAAGTCTCTGACTTTGGGTTATCAAAAGTGGGTCCTACTAGTGCCTCTCAAACGCACGTCTCGACCGTAGTTAAAGGTTCGTTTGGTTACTTGGACCCTGAGTATTACCGCCGTcaagttttgacggaaaaatccGACGTGTACTCCTTTGGAGTTGTTCTGTTCGAAGTTCTATGTTGTAGACCGGTCAAACTAGAAAATGTCCCACGAGAAGAGGCAGATTTGGTCCGATGGGTGAAGTCAAATTACAAAAACGGGACCGTTGATCAGATCGTCGACGCAGATCTGACGGCTGATATTACTCCTGTATCACTGGAGAAGTTCTGTGAGATTGCCGTGAGGTGTGTTCAAGATCGTGGTACTGAACGGCCACCCATGAACGACGTCGTCTGGGCGCTTGAGTTTGCGCTTCAGCTTCACGAGGCTGCTACGAATAAGAATGGCGTGGACTCTCTGGATCTGCCGACACGTGGCGAGGTAGGTACGACGACTGAAGGAGAAGATGACTTGTTTAGTAAGACTACAGGACACGTGTCAAAATCTACTACGACCAACGATGTTTCTGCTTGTCTTGCTCGTGATGAGAAGAGCTGGGGAGTATTTTCGGAGATCAAAGAACCTAAAGCACGGTAG